The Chloroherpetonaceae bacterium genome includes the window AAGAGCTGTTCGGTCCCGTCGCAGCAATCATTGCTGCAAGAGACGAAGCCGAAGCGATTGCAATCGCCAACGACACGCGCTATGGATTGGGTGCGGCAATTTTCACCAGCGACCCCGAGCGCGGAGAGCGACTAGCCAGAGAAATCGAAGCAGGCAATTGTTTCATCAATGCACTGGTGCGCTCCGACGCACGCTTGCCCTTTGGCGGCATTAAGGAGTCAGGCTACGGCAGAGAGCTGTCCCACTTTGGGATGCACGAGTTTACAAATATCAAAACCGTGTATGTGAAATGAATGCACCTCACCCTGTTTCGGTGTTGCCGAAACGTCCCTCTCCTTTGTAAGGCGAGGGACTGCGATGTTCCCCTCTTCTTTTGAAGGCGAGGGGCTGGGGGTGAGGTCAAAGAGCCTTGAATTCGCCTCACCCTGTGTCGGTGTTGCCGAAATGTCCTTCTCCTTTTGGAGGCGAGGGGTTGGGGGTGAGGTGAAGTTGTGTATCTTTCGTGGTGCAAATGGGTGCGAAAGGAGGCAGCAATGTCAGAAGTAAAACAACCAGAGCTGACACGAAGTCAAGACATCATCACTGTGCCGTTGGTGGGCTCCGATGAGACCCTCACCATAGACATTTCTCACATTCAAACTGAAGATAATGCACCTGTGGATAGCTTGTTTGCCGAGCGGCAGGGGCGGTTGCTGGTCGACTCGCTCTATGCCAGTTGGAAGCCAGAGCAGCCGTTTTTGGCGTGCGAAAATGTTGGGGTGTTTTACGGGCTGCACTTGCCGCCAGTGGTGCCCGATGTGTTGGTCAGTTTAGGGGTGGAGCCGCCACAAGGGGAGCAGATTCACGAGAAGCGACGGCGGTCGTATTTTGTGTGGGAGTATGGGAAGGCGCCCGATGTGGTGGTGGAGGTGATTTCAGCCACCTATGGGGGGGAGTTAGATGAAAAGCAGCGGATTTACGAGCGGGTTGGGGTGCGGTATTATGTGGTCTATGATCCGATGCGGTTGCACATACAGGGGGGGCTGAGTGGCTAT containing:
- a CDS encoding Uma2 family endonuclease produces the protein MSEVKQPELTRSQDIITVPLVGSDETLTIDISHIQTEDNAPVDSLFAERQGRLLVDSLYASWKPEQPFLACENVGVFYGLHLPPVVPDVLVSLGVEPPQGEQIHEKRRRSYFVWEYGKAPDVVVEVISATYGGELDEKQRIYERVGVRYYVVYDPMRLHIQGGLSGYELRGGGYVRLEGRQLGQIGLGVGLWRGQFDGVEGEWLRWYDASGKLLLTGKEAAEQERLRAEAAEAQAKQERQRAEQLAAALRKLGIDPEKL